A genomic stretch from Actinomycetota bacterium includes:
- a CDS encoding C-GCAxxG-C-C family protein, with protein MELRQRAEELYRSGQLLCSEALLYTFNEELGRPLSDDALKMASGFPVGMGALGSGGCTCGALSAGQMVLGLVYGRAVPGEDAPVILEKAKQLHDWFKSDKGSTCCRVLIRDFEFGSPAHIDQCVRFTGDVTEHVARMLDRDPDWDRWTPKPENV; from the coding sequence ATGGAATTGCGCCAGCGAGCGGAAGAGCTCTACCGGAGCGGGCAGCTCCTGTGCTCGGAGGCGCTACTCTACACCTTCAACGAGGAACTCGGCCGACCCCTGTCCGATGATGCGCTGAAGATGGCATCGGGTTTTCCTGTCGGCATGGGAGCCCTCGGTAGTGGCGGGTGCACCTGCGGTGCACTCTCCGCCGGTCAGATGGTGCTCGGTCTCGTCTACGGACGCGCCGTCCCGGGTGAAGATGCACCGGTCATCCTTGAGAAGGCCAAGCAGCTTCACGACTGGTTCAAGAGCGACAAAGGCTCCACGTGCTGCCGTGTGCTGATCCGGGACTTCGAATTCGGCTCGCCGGCACACATCGACCAGTGCGTGAGGTTCACCGGAGACGTGACGGAACACGTGGCCCGCATGCTCGATAGAGATCCAGATTGGGACAGGTGGACTCCGAAGCCGGAGAACGTGTGA